A genomic window from Candidatus Binatia bacterium includes:
- a CDS encoding cytochrome c codes for YDKNCASCHGPDGKGNPAMTKVFGEKELNIAATVGSKKDDELIKVITEGKGKMPALGKSLSKSDQKAVIGHVRSLAK; via the coding sequence CTATGACAAAAACTGCGCCTCGTGCCACGGCCCGGACGGCAAAGGGAATCCGGCGATGACGAAAGTTTTCGGGGAGAAGGAATTGAACATAGCCGCTACCGTCGGAAGTAAAAAAGACGATGAGCTGATCAAGGTGATCACGGAGGGCAAAGGAAAGATGCCCGCCTTAGGCAAATCGCTCAGCAAATCGGATCAAAAGGCCGTGATCGGTCACGTAAGATCACTGGCAAAGTAA
- a CDS encoding cytochrome c3 family protein → MTSNTTPRLLLLLVILGAFLTLGYWVNCSGVEQPIRFPHKTHLDLNLACTTCHYRAEKDAVAGRPPTALCLGCHMGGDTQSEEIKKIRAYGEKGQEIPWRRVWRLPEHVFFPHQAHVTAAGLKCQTCHGPMETLTRPPARPLKTLAMDDCVGCHKARSAAQKNKANEARLATVTAQRLPTDCIACHR, encoded by the coding sequence GTGACATCGAACACAACGCCACGCCTCCTTCTGCTTCTCGTCATTCTCGGAGCATTCCTGACTTTGGGGTACTGGGTGAACTGCTCCGGCGTGGAGCAGCCGATCCGATTTCCTCATAAGACTCACCTCGATCTGAATCTCGCCTGCACGACGTGTCACTACAGAGCGGAGAAAGACGCGGTGGCGGGCCGTCCGCCCACGGCGCTGTGTTTGGGCTGCCACATGGGCGGAGACACCCAAAGCGAGGAGATAAAAAAAATCCGCGCCTACGGCGAAAAGGGGCAAGAGATTCCATGGCGAAGAGTCTGGCGTCTCCCCGAACACGTTTTTTTTCCACACCAAGCCCATGTGACGGCGGCGGGGCTCAAGTGTCAAACCTGCCATGGTCCGATGGAGACTCTTACACGGCCGCCTGCAAGGCCGCTCAAAACACTCGCGATGGACGATTGCGTCGGTTGTCACAAGGCGCGGAGCGCCGCGCAAAAAAATAAAGCGAACGAAGCGCGATTGGCGACAGTGACAGCACAGCGGCTCCCAACGGACTGCATCGCCTGTCATCGGTGA